In a genomic window of Candidatus Schekmanbacteria bacterium:
- a CDS encoding MFS transporter → MKTDYLENTSVLFIAQFGTALSLSSIIVLLPFYIYSISKYSLSKTILWTGLILSASNIGAAIFSPIWGKLSSKINPKTLYLRGIVSHSIVLLLISSTQNLPLLLLFRFIQGIMGGISTIGLIILKSSVSQKELSPQIGKFQSSITLGQLFGPPIGAYIAYKFSYFSAFILASSIMALVFIFTAVFLNNTGKEIFSENPNKKIKLRYLELWFLSFSATIHTVYLPAILPTILSSFNYSKNDSVITAGVIVFIYGISSFCGAYLLPSLPSERKIYNFIVLFSVLASLFQLLHLFAENVYSFTTMRVVQTFFAAAIMPLCLGIVANRYTGTDIGILNTARFTGNAAAPLISTFILSFLGLKSVFLFLTLLTLLPLNVFIRKKHFYFLDDKERKRFF, encoded by the coding sequence TTGAAAACAGATTATTTAGAAAATACATCAGTTTTATTCATAGCCCAGTTTGGCACTGCACTTTCTTTAAGCTCAATAATTGTATTGCTCCCTTTTTATATTTACTCAATAAGTAAATATTCTCTTTCAAAAACTATTTTATGGACCGGTTTGATTCTTTCCGCTTCCAATATTGGCGCCGCTATCTTTTCTCCGATTTGGGGAAAATTATCATCAAAAATCAACCCAAAAACCCTCTATCTCAGGGGGATTGTCTCTCACTCAATTGTCCTACTTCTAATTTCCTCTACCCAAAATCTACCTTTACTTTTACTATTTAGATTTATTCAAGGAATTATGGGTGGAATTTCTACAATAGGACTTATAATACTCAAATCATCTGTCTCACAAAAAGAGCTCTCTCCACAAATAGGGAAATTTCAATCTTCAATAACTTTAGGCCAACTTTTTGGTCCTCCAATAGGCGCTTATATTGCATACAAATTCAGCTATTTTTCGGCTTTTATCCTTGCATCATCAATAATGGCATTGGTATTTATTTTTACAGCAGTATTTTTAAACAACACAGGCAAAGAAATCTTTTCTGAAAATCCAAATAAAAAGATCAAATTACGCTACCTCGAGCTATGGTTTCTTTCCTTCTCAGCCACAATTCACACCGTATACCTTCCAGCAATTTTGCCAACCATTTTAAGCTCTTTCAATTACAGCAAAAATGATTCGGTAATTACAGCAGGAGTCATTGTTTTCATTTACGGCATTTCTTCCTTTTGCGGTGCATATCTGCTTCCTTCTTTACCGTCTGAGAGGAAAATATATAACTTCATTGTCCTATTTTCTGTATTGGCTTCACTCTTTCAACTTCTTCATCTCTTTGCTGAGAATGTATATTCCTTTACTACGATGCGTGTTGTGCAAACCTTTTTCGCTGCAGCAATAATGCCGCTTTGTCTCGGAATTGTCGCCAATAGATATACAGGCACTGATATAGGAATCCTAAACACTGCCCGTTTTACGGGAAATGCAGCGGCGCCTCTAATTTCAACATTTATTCTCTCATTTTTAGGGCTAAAGAGTGTTTTCCTCTTTCTTACCCTTTTGACACTTCTTCCACTAAATGTATTTATTCGTAAAAAACACTTTTACTTCTTGGATGATAAAGAAAGGAAGAGATTTTTCTAA
- the aroF gene encoding 3-deoxy-7-phosphoheptulonate synthase: MIIVMQPSATKENINRVVKKIRDFGYKTHKIVGVERTVIAAVGDERGKARLQSLESLPGVESVMPILKPYKLASREFKSENTIIKVGNVKIGGKKVVVIAGPCSVESYGQMLSAAKAAKKAGASLLRGGAFKPRTSPYSFQGLEEEGLKILAKVREKTGLPFVTEIMDTTDVDMVAEYSDMLQVGARNVQNFALLKKLGKIKKPILLKRGMMTTMTEFLMSAEYILSEGNGRVVLCERGIRTFETETRNTLDLSCIPVMKSKSHLPIIVDPSHGVGLVEYVPPMAKAAIAAGADGLLIEMHPKPEEAFSDGQQSLNPNAFSELMKGLKPFIKAAGRTF, encoded by the coding sequence TTGATAATTGTAATGCAGCCGTCGGCAACGAAGGAAAATATCAACAGAGTTGTCAAAAAGATAAGGGATTTTGGGTATAAAACACATAAAATAGTAGGTGTCGAGCGCACAGTAATAGCGGCAGTGGGCGATGAGAGGGGCAAAGCGCGGCTACAATCTCTTGAGTCTTTGCCCGGTGTAGAATCTGTAATGCCCATTCTTAAGCCTTACAAACTGGCAAGTCGCGAATTCAAGTCAGAAAATACCATAATAAAGGTTGGCAATGTCAAAATAGGCGGAAAAAAGGTTGTTGTAATTGCAGGTCCATGTTCGGTAGAATCTTATGGCCAGATGCTATCTGCGGCAAAAGCTGCTAAAAAAGCAGGAGCTTCCCTTTTAAGAGGAGGAGCATTCAAACCGCGCACATCACCCTATAGCTTTCAGGGATTAGAGGAAGAAGGATTAAAGATTTTAGCCAAAGTGAGAGAAAAAACGGGTTTGCCTTTTGTAACTGAGATAATGGATACAACAGATGTAGATATGGTTGCTGAATATTCTGATATGCTTCAAGTAGGAGCGAGAAATGTACAAAATTTTGCTCTATTAAAAAAACTCGGTAAAATCAAGAAACCTATATTGCTGAAACGGGGAATGATGACGACTATGACTGAATTTTTAATGTCAGCCGAGTATATTCTTTCAGAGGGAAACGGCAGAGTTGTCCTTTGTGAAAGAGGTATTCGTACATTTGAAACAGAAACAAGAAATACTCTCGATTTAAGTTGTATTCCAGTAATGAAAAGCAAATCACATTTGCCCATTATTGTCGATCCAAGTCACGGTGTCGGATTAGTTGAGTATGTTCCTCCGATGGCAAAAGCTGCAATTGCCGCAGGTGCAGATGGACTTTTGATAGAAATGCACCCAAAACCTGAAGAGGCATTCTCCGATGGACAACAGTCGCTCAATCCAAACGCTTTTTCTGAGTTGATGAAAGGCCTCAAACCATTCATAAAAGCAGCCGGTAGGACTTTTTAA
- a CDS encoding methylated-DNA--[protein]-cysteine S-methyltransferase — protein sequence MLQLKIAQTDRVPGNSRLADKKTTVFYSHFYSPIGKIYIAVIDNLICNITIGKDSERRFIKYFSSFPFVRLSYSAKLTAGYSSVILKYLKKGNAPQFKSLCILKATDFEIAVWKAVLKIPYGETTTYQSIAKKLGSPSLSRAVGNALGKNPIPLIIPCHRIIKSNGDLGGFTGGKEIKERLLTLEKKTNQKL from the coding sequence TCAAACGGACAGGGTCCCTGGAAATAGTCGATTAGCAGATAAAAAAACAACAGTCTTTTACTCACATTTTTATTCACCAATAGGAAAAATATATATTGCCGTAATTGATAATTTAATATGCAATATCACTATTGGTAAAGATTCTGAAAGACGTTTTATAAAATATTTTTCCTCTTTTCCCTTCGTCAGATTATCTTATTCAGCAAAACTAACAGCAGGATATTCTTCTGTCATCCTAAAATATCTTAAAAAAGGGAATGCGCCTCAATTCAAATCTCTATGCATTTTGAAAGCAACAGATTTTGAAATTGCTGTTTGGAAAGCTGTATTAAAGATTCCTTATGGAGAAACTACAACTTATCAGAGCATCGCAAAAAAATTAGGAAGCCCCTCATTGTCAAGAGCTGTTGGAAATGCCCTAGGGAAGAATCCCATTCCTTTAATCATTCCCTGCCATCGAATAATAAAATCAAATGGCGATTTGGGAGGTTTCACAGGAGGAAAGGAAATTAAAGAGAGACTCTTAACCTTGGAAAAAAAGACAAATCAAAAACTTTGA